Proteins encoded together in one Candidatus Zixiibacteriota bacterium window:
- a CDS encoding PorV/PorQ family protein — protein sequence MMRKIIFIFVFAMTLISANAWSGDDGGTESVFSIGGGARAMGMGNGFIGLADDATAIYYNPAGLTSLQTQQVSFLHAVLFEETTYDFIAYAYPSIWGTFGVAGMRIGTDDIGRRGSDYYDLGRFSASQMQILFSYSRAFLNRYSAGITFKMNHQSIDNYSAYGFGFDLGGRAKIINNLYAGLVIQDIIGAKMQLISEKERIPITFKTGLSYYLSKKDFPVFGRVNLDLEKPENRSVKVRTGFEAIHNSGLALRAGYDRDNPSLGMGIQYQNLFVDYAYKFIDHLSDSHRFSFTLNFGITQDESIAQHESAEQAGVQSALEENRKQALKKYMDKANDFYDAEMYDSSLAAYYRADAYAKDEDGEFIKSRINEINVTLSGLNGYPSRTDTIMTGGTGVDLMTQARILFEEGALIPAHNMIRLARLYGIQSADLDTLDLAVNFAINRKINTNLEIAKSSFDNGDYITAYDRYNTVLMYDFQNELGRTGSRLAEKRLNLAQHLNLGLEYFNQGKYISSQRTLRMVLGLDPGNKTAQEYLDKITERIHQSPSLEDLQKDSRIWNVYLEGLESFRRGDYENAIRLWENVLEVYPNNRNTLENIKQARLRLK from the coding sequence ATGATGCGGAAAATTATTTTCATATTCGTTTTCGCAATGACGCTCATCTCCGCTAACGCCTGGTCGGGAGACGACGGCGGCACCGAATCGGTTTTCAGCATCGGCGGGGGAGCCCGGGCAATGGGCATGGGTAACGGATTTATCGGACTGGCCGATGACGCTACCGCCATATATTATAACCCGGCCGGCCTGACATCACTTCAGACTCAACAGGTTTCATTCCTCCACGCCGTGTTATTTGAGGAAACCACTTACGATTTCATAGCCTACGCTTATCCATCTATCTGGGGGACTTTCGGCGTCGCCGGAATGAGAATCGGCACCGATGATATCGGTCGGCGCGGTTCGGATTATTATGACCTGGGTCGTTTTTCAGCTTCTCAAATGCAAATACTCTTTTCTTACAGCCGGGCTTTTTTAAATAGATATTCAGCTGGTATAACATTTAAGATGAATCATCAATCGATTGATAATTATTCGGCCTACGGTTTTGGTTTTGATCTGGGTGGACGGGCGAAAATTATTAACAATCTTTATGCCGGGTTGGTTATCCAGGATATTATCGGGGCCAAAATGCAGCTGATAAGCGAGAAAGAAAGAATCCCAATTACTTTTAAGACTGGATTATCATATTATCTTTCAAAGAAAGATTTCCCGGTCTTTGGTCGCGTCAATCTGGATTTGGAAAAACCCGAAAATCGCTCTGTCAAAGTACGCACGGGATTTGAGGCGATACATAATTCCGGTTTGGCTCTCCGGGCCGGATACGATCGCGATAATCCATCGCTGGGGATGGGGATACAATATCAAAATTTGTTCGTGGATTACGCCTACAAATTTATCGATCACCTCAGCGACAGCCATCGGTTTTCCTTTACACTCAATTTCGGCATTACTCAGGACGAAAGTATCGCTCAGCATGAAAGCGCTGAGCAGGCAGGCGTTCAGAGCGCACTCGAAGAAAATCGAAAACAAGCGCTCAAAAAATATATGGATAAGGCCAATGATTTCTATGATGCCGAAATGTATGACTCATCCCTGGCGGCATATTATCGAGCCGACGCGTATGCTAAAGACGAAGATGGAGAATTTATAAAATCACGCATCAACGAAATCAATGTCACTCTGAGTGGATTGAACGGCTATCCATCCCGAACCGACACGATAATGACCGGAGGTACCGGAGTCGATTTGATGACACAGGCGAGGATTTTATTTGAAGAAGGCGCCTTGATTCCGGCTCATAATATGATACGCCTGGCTCGCCTATATGGAATTCAATCGGCCGATCTCGACACTTTGGATTTAGCCGTTAATTTCGCCATAAATAGAAAAATCAATACCAATCTCGAGATAGCCAAATCATCATTCGATAATGGCGATTACATTACCGCATACGACAGATATAATACCGTTCTGATGTATGATTTCCAAAATGAATTGGGCAGAACGGGATCACGGTTGGCTGAAAAGCGGCTTAATCTGGCCCAGCATCTAAATCTTGGCCTGGAATATTTCAATCAGGGCAAGTATATATCATCGCAGCGTACTCTGCGCATGGTTCTTGGTTTGGATCCGGGAAATAAAACCGCCCAGGAATATCTGGATAAGATCACCGAACGAATTCATCAGTCGCCCTCGCTTGAGGACCTTCAAAAAGATAGCCGGATTTGGAATGTCTATCTCGAAGGTCTCGAATCCTTTCGCCGAGGTGATTATGAGAACGCGATTCGCCTCTGGGAAAATGTCCTGGAAGTTTATCCAAACAACAGAAATACTCTTGAAAATATCAAACAGGCTCGGCTGCGTCTAAAATAA